AGAACTAATTTGAACCTTAAACATTCAAactattgcacttttacattcagctgctgaggcacagccgactgtccacattactacaggatgactgaatcaatgctaaatactagaggtgatctcagtgagatggactcagaaacattagtaaaggaacgttccacaacaatgagagtgtcctgttaatgtgctgcttgtctctgtccCTCAGTTTGTGGACATGTCTCCTGCCTGCAGTGGGACGTCtgaacatcacttcctgtgctcCATCTGTCTGGAGGTGCTCACTGATCCAGTCACCACACCATGTGGACACAACTTCTGCAAAACATGCATCAGCACACACTGGGACACCAGTACCACCAGCAGGTGTCCCGTGTGTAATCAGGTGTTCAGCACTAAACCTCAGCTGAAGGTCAATATTATGATGCGTGAGATGGTTTCTCAGTTCAGACGTGAATCTGAGAagaaagcagcagcaccaggagaAGTTCCCTGTGACGTCTGCACTGGAACCAAAGTAAAGGCCCTGAAGTCCTGCCTGGACTGTGGGGTCTCCTACTGTGAGACTCACCTGGAGCCTCATCTGACAGCATCAGGCCTGAGAAGACATCAGCTGGTGGAGCCTGTGGAGAACCTGGAAACCAGGATGTGTCCAAAGCACAGCAAACCTCTGGAGCTGTTCTGTCAGAGTGATCAGACACGTGTCTGCTTGATGTGTTCTCTTTTGGAGCACAGGAGTCACCAGTTAGTCCCTCTGGGAGAAGATCTGTTTGAAGACAAGAAAGTTTATCTTCAGCAGATGATCCaaaagagacgagagaagctgGAGGAGATCAGAGAGTCAGTGAGATTCAGGAAGGAAGCAGCAGACAGAGGGAAAGCTGAAGGTGTGGAGATGTTCACTGCTCTGATGGAGCTTGTTCGAAgaggcctgaaggagctgatgaAGACAATGGAGGAGCAACAAGaagcagaagagagagaggctgaaggtttgatcaaagagctggaggaggaaatatttgagctgatgaagagaagctctgaggtggagcagctctccCACTCTGAAGACCACCTCCTCCAACACTTCTGCTCCCTGAAAGCTCCTCCAGCCACCAAGGACTGGACAGAGGTCATGGTCCATCCATCATCACATGAGGGGACTGTGCTGAGAGCTGTGGCTCAGCtggaggacacactcagtgacaagatgaagatgatgaagatgaagatgatgcaGCAGTTTGCAGTAGATGTGACTCTTGATCCTCTTACAGCTCATCCTAAACTCgtcctgtctgatgatggaaaaCAAGTTTACTGCAGTGATGTGAAGAAGCACCTTCCAGACAACAAAGAGAGATTTTCTCATTGTGTCAGTGTTTTAGGGAAACAGAATTTCAGTTCAGGTAGATTTTACTTTGAGGTTCAggttaaaggaaaaactgaGTGGACTTTAGGAGTGGTTAAAGAATCTATCAACAGGAAGGGATATTTTACTGCGACTCCTAAGAATGGTTACTGGACTGTGGCActcagagatggaaatgtgtatAAAGCATGTGAAGATCATCCAGTCATTCTTCATCTGAAGCGTGTTCCTGAgaaggtgggtgtgtttgtggactatgaggagggtgtggtctccttttatgatgtagatgcagcagctctgatctactccttcactcactgctgcttcactcatAAACTACACCCATTCTTTAGTCCTGGTTTAAACCATGGTGGTAAAAACTCAGCACCTCTGATCATctgtcctgtcaatcaaagtgaatgatcagtgtcatgatgaagtctcaccaacaatagattcaatggttctctgcaaccattcacttctccaggttggttatgcactccatccaacctaacatgtatgtttctcaacagtgggaggaaacattttattaaagaagtttcacatttggtgtttggattgtgatgaaataaaagtggattaaaaaaatatatattttacaaaatgattcattgTACAAAcgtgttacatgttttatgatcagttaaaatgtgttagtggttagtaaaataggaacatgattatttttttctatgaaatgtaataaaaataagatGCTCAGGTTATCTAAGGAGTTTTTGTAAGTCCATCtaagtttaatttgtaattgtgttgaGTATAActggtacattttattttaagtgttgtatgtgggtataaatgttgatatatacaactatgtacacttttctttttctttgttttttgtcatattactTTTGAAACCTACATGTAAAAGAGGGTGATTGAACCTCAAAGAAATATTCTCTGTTTATCCAGGTttacttaattttaattgaatttaactgtttttttttgtttgtttttttatttctctttgagttttatttcaagaaaaaagcACTTGTAAAGATCACAGGCATCTATACACTTTATTATTGTATCTGTCAAAGTGTGTTGTATGCCACcctttgtaaactttgtgtaattgttcaaacaaaaacacagaaaaataaagaatttacaaaaaaaaaatgtggtgaaaataaaGCATTTGCATGAATTAAGAAGAATAAAGTGTTGAATgttcaaactttaaaatgtactttttaagtCACTACGactcttccttattatcttaccctttaattaaagagaaaccgtgaagttttggtgtttaagaagtgtttatctcactggtagcccttcggatTATTCACTAGTTTTAAAGTAGCTCCATGTTTCACAAAGGTTGGTGACTTGttctttagatcagtggttttcaaccgtTTCAGACCGCGACCCCACAGAAATGGGTTTAAAGTAGCAAACTAGAGCGGGCAAAAACTGACATAAAGTGCTAAAAATGGTTAAAACTGTCAATATTGGAAACAATTAGTTGAAACTGGCtaataatgggaatgacaaatggtgaatgtggttaaattggcaaaaaaaaattgagcatggaatatgatgaaaataggttaaaagtgacaataatgggtcaacatttgtgacattaggtggaaaagtggtggaaagggtttataagtgcaaaaGTGGAAAcacgtgtgcagaaaaggcattgaaataagattggaagtgtcagaaatgggagtaatatagtaaaaatatggcaagaaaaagggatgaaagcatgttaaaatatagcaagtttggtttagttgcagaaaaagggaaagTATGAGCAAAAAACAGGGTCCttgccccaaggttgagaactcctgctttAGATGCTGGTTCcaggctgctgtggtgtgtgcaGTCTCCTCTGTGGCCACTAGGTGTCAGCCTCCCTCTGCTAACAGCCTGACTCTTTAGATGGAGGTAANNNNNNNNNNNNNNNNNNNNNNNNNNNNNNNNNNNNNNNNNNNNNNNNNNNNNNNNNNNNNNNNNNNNNNNNNNNNNNNNNNNNNNNNNNNNNNNNNNNNTTACAATTTTGACATGTACTtcttagattttcacatgtttttcagattttcacatgtttttcagatccacaaatacatcaacaatttacacacgtgttttctcatttatgtgtgtatttatcatgaattatcatgtgtaaatcctCAACTGTGATTGTGGATTGAGCAAAGTACGTTTGTGGATCGGCCcagaaatataaagagaaccaATATTACAAATTTGGAAATATCAaaacaatcaataataaaaatgtggaaatataatgagaatcaaaaatgaaaaaaatatacaaaagtagtatatttgttttccattttgtgctttttctgttttgtcgttgtcttttacttcatgactcaagctgtcGGTAAAAGCAAAGGTCAATTCAATGGTCATTCTGCCCAGGCTGACTAGTCgatacctgatcacatgattccTCTTCTCTTGGAGGGAAAGTTAAAAATGGGAGACGTGGATGAATTGAGAAGAGGCGTTCAACGACAGTTATTTGCAATATCTCGGTATGTAGAGGAAAATTCTCCAACGGACTATATTTTAAGGTTGGTGGAAGATGTCATGGAAAGTCTTGGAGAAATATCTGCGCtgacaaatgcagacatggacGAAGCTGTGTGGTGCAATCTTGAGGAGGTAAGTGTAAAATACGATGCCGTCATGTTGTCGGTCAGCTTTGTACACAAGTTTTAAGAGGGACAAAAGCTACATCATGACTCTGATTCACATATTAGGCATTCAGCCCTAATTAGCAGCCACAGCCAAAGTTAGCCCCTGCTATGGGCAGACCTGTGTTCAGCTCACACAAACGGACAGATTAGAGCtcagacacacagtgtgtcCCAGAGCAGGGATTAGGATGATCCATGGTCTTCTTAAATCACAGGGTGTACAATTGCAAAGTGAGTATTGATGCTGGATTTTTCCAGATCAAAGatgcaatttaaaatgtaccaagtatataattgacccaatggaaataaatgtagaagtgatacatcaatgaaatatttcaatattttctttgaaatacTGTTAATAAAGATTCCTTTGCAGACAGGTTCCTGGGCCCTGGTAGTCCTCAGTGTTTAGAGCTATAAGGACAACTTCAGGGCCTGAAGACCtgtcaatgaaataaacacatttatataattgtaataacaaaccatgcattgctgtcttaaaaagattgtacttcttgtagtgttgacttttgacaacatgtgcagacaaggtaaaataaataaataaataaatgaagacctGTCAGAGACAGTTTAAATGGTAGCATGGTAATACAGTAATAGATCCTTTTATAAATGCTCCttgcattgtgtgtttctggatatACAGGGATGAAAAACTTGaaatgagaagcaacaattatgGTTATGTCATTGGCAGTGATAGAacttataacaataataaattcaaatgtgCTATTGTGAGCAGCTAGACAGATAGAAgtactacttttaaaaacattaggaCTGTAGGTTGAATATTTTACAAGTTATGACAATGTGTTGACAAAGAGTTGAAGGTAAAGCTGTCCCTCTACTCTAGAAGTTGGTCAAAGCTATAAATGGAACTCATTGAAGGGCTGTGAGTCAAAAACGGTTAAAGATACAGAAAAGTTGAAGGTattcactaaaaatgaacaaaaaagctgaacattttaaaatgggtTTAAGAACTGCTGACCAGTGgaacattacattttcattaaaattatttaaaaagttgaaaagttattaaaaaactcaaattgaaaatgacaaaatgcagatacacacacacacacaaaccaacccagcgctgtttctttaatcccaaaaacactttccagtctctgcagcagtagatgatgatccactgtatcgaaggctgcactgagatctaagacatacctgtcaagtatcccgttttggtcTGGAAACTCTCaaattttacccctctttcccgccatcttcacgtattattatttttccgtaaatatcccgtattttaatgtaataaaaattaaaagatgccgcgagaactgccacctgaattAGCCTGGGCGGCAGCTCtcacgagattagtgccgacagcagcaacaaacccagaaacaactcagaaaagagatgaatgaatgaagacgttccagcgaaaaaaactaagaactggtgtaaatacgttgtaaaatgtgacagagtttaacttcctaaagaacagcaggatggggacacagttacacgttctgttagactagtaactagggatgtaacgattaatcgtaaggcagttaaaaatcgattcataggtatcacggttaatatcgattttctgaaaactgaatccacaagtgtaggcggcgggcggagtctgctactactttctttctgaccgccttctactcttaaatatgttaataaatgattcattacccctttagcgaaagaatatctgtaatattacttgaatatctgtaaaagtcatgtttttctattagctctgtctgctagcatagcttctcttcttcactgcaagatatctgcgtGCCAACCGAtcactgtattaccagcgccctctgctggtccaaacaaatctgacgtaaatcattgcaatcacggtttttttttttttttaaacgtccaattgttaaggcacaaaatacattttcagttgcacttttaaaaaggaaaaatagctattatgcagttttacattgtttattatcgaaccagaatttaaattaataggcttcattttcatttgtattattcctttatttatttcattcaagatttatttttagttaaattgcattgttttgaatagtttatcaaggaattcttttgacaatgaaaaataaaaggaaaataatacagtattttctagttttttttccaaaaaaaaaatttgtctacagtcccattttgtaaaataaatcgtaagagaatcgtatcgtgaacccagtatcgtgaatcgaatcgtatcgggagttgagtgaatcgttacatccctactagtaacttttagcatctcccacagcagaaggaaccacgtaagtgaccatgaaaaatcagccaatcacaagctccacaaatatacactgctttaaaaaagtgttaatgaatgtaaagtctgtaataaatgtctataataagtcattagtgaataccagagaaccacatgagggagtatgagaaattataagaaaatatctaatgaaaataaaatgataatgtctgacttaaagacaagcaatgtgaaattaataataaatatgtaacgtgctgacttgtatataaactgtaagtatattaaataaacacatgtgcttcatatacacatttatgtttttattttggctgttttataatttaggaattagggctgggcgaaaAATTGAGATTCacgatgtatcaagttttcaaTTTTGGCAATATGGAATACTATAATATTTCGTATATCAATACATATATAGCCCTTATTttcaatgtatatatatatatatatatatatatatatatatatatattatatcttattatgtatcaaaatactagttttaagagtcgctgcttttacttctcagaacaacatgtaaagctcagttagatgattaataagtgtcacatattgatcagctgtttgttaataaatgagcctgtgtaacattttccatcagcaaatttaacccagaattttctttctgatcagactttatttgataaaataatctagatttatatcatatatcatcatttagataaaatatattgagatatgagtgttggtccatatcaccagccctagtaggaatgttcaaaacatttaaatgttaataaaggtcagcctaccagattctaatcacatcattgtattcAGGTAGTatttgacaagtgggtattttagatttattgtacacttatcttaaaatataaggaatactggagcttagTTGGGAGGGTGGGAcgactcgtagtgggcgccagaaaatttcccttattttcaaatccaagaGTTGACATATATGATCTAAGAGAACCAGAACTGAGATCAACCTTCTGTCTGAGGTTAAGagaagatcattggttacttttactaagacagtctctgtgctgtgattggctctaaagccagactgaaagctctgtataaattgttcctaagtaggtgatcacatagttgacctgtgatgactttttcaaaaattttggaaactaaagggagattagatattggtctataattggacaagtcatttttatggagaggtttgattacagtggttttaaaggtctgtggtacataacctgttactatagatgtgttaatacagttcatcatattattaaccatttattagtaGTTTTAACCCACAACATGAATGGTTTTATcacttatcaagtcagcctgctttGATAACGGACAGTGATCAGTTTCCCTTCATTACAACAGCACACGTTTTTTATCGTCACGTGTCATCACCTTTGTGAAGAAACtcactctgccagttttctccattgtagtgattggtcggACTTtgctagctccacccctttcatgtgaacacacatgtacccaggctgaaaacacttggcttcaattagcgtgttgttatcgaccttcataggacagcttctctctgacaggaaaTGTTTGGTTTGTTGACGCCCGTtaatggagattaatccaggatacaattatctagattcatagcataGGGTCTTTATGTCCTAAAATTATatctaattcattcatttaatttactacagcaaaataaatcacgtttaaaagtatattctataattgtataataatggcattattaaaactgaaccttgtgacTAACGCTGTGTTGTTATGTTTATCCAGTAACGTTAGCATATCTTCATCTATTATCTGCTAATGATGCCTTAATCTACTAGTTTAGcgggggataatccactaacatgctttaatgcacacatgtaaacgtaaaaaagtgcatcacaaactgtctgaTCCACTCTAGGGTGTTTTTgaaacaaagaggaaaagttttatagatatttatcaCAGACTCAGAGCTAGCGAAGCTTTACGAGCAGTGAATATTTGTTTGACTGAAATACCGTAAATTCTGTAATATGTCAcacctttttcatttaaagataTTGGTCTGTGACTTATCAGagctgaaagtaatggattacaagtactcacattactgtaattgagttgctttgatgGGTTCTCGTACtttagtatatttataaatcactaattttatttgtacaagtacgttttaaaacatttctacaccaaccactactgagtgaattattttctgttttaaaatgatcaacagacattgtgaaactacaaaaaatgaaatgaccagacaacaacaaatgcatcacatcatagccgaccaatcagattaaacgtaatgcatcacatcatagcccaccaatcagattaaacgtaatgcattagatcatagcccactaatcagattaaacgtaatgcattagatcatagcccactaatcagattaaacgtaatgcattagatcatagccgacaaatcagattaaacgtaatgcatcacatcatagccgaccaatcagattaaatgtaatgcattagattatagcccaccaatcagattaaacgtaatgcattagatcatagccgaccaatcagattaaacgtcatgcattagatcatagctgaccaatcagattaaatgtaatgcattagatcatagcccaccaatcagattaaatgtaatgcatcacatcatagccgaccaatcagattaaacgtaatgcattagatcatagccgaccaatcagattgaacgtaatgcattagatcatagcccaccaatcagattaaacgtaatgcatcacatcatagccgaccaatcagattaaacgtaatgcattagatcatagcccaccaatcagattaaacgtcatgcattagatcatagccaatcaatcagattaaatgtaatgcattagatcatagcccaccaatcagattaaacgtaatgcattagatcatagcccaccaatcagattaaatgtaatgcattagatcatagcccatcaatcagattaaacgtgatGCATTAGATTATcacccaccaatcagattaaatgtaatgcattagatcatagcccaccaatcagattaaatgtaatgcattagatcagtttataatatgtatttatacttagagcctgatacattttttttttttttttttttgttgtgaattgaattaatttgtgttattaatattttttattttttaaatttacattttgacaaaccttttatttaatacagatgcctttgtggaaaataaattatattccaATTGTGAAAGAcataattttttcctttttatggtttctacatgagatgtttactgtatgtaagagaaccaacaataactgtgggggtgaaagtaactagtaactttaactttaaatactatttaattgagctactttttacttgtacttgagtattttatgtatgatttacttgtacttgtacttgaggatatattagtactttttacacctctgtgacttatacaatgaagcgacttatatgtaagtttttggccaacagcgccccctggtgagtaaaatgttcattagttttttattgttgtataagacgctctctcattggtagtaattatgcctgatgtaacagtctatacatacagtatatccactatgaggagtaaaatgtgtttgcattatttaatttaatatatttgatcttcctatgataatatgacacacatttaatcacaaaaggcaACTTCGAAcagatcaatgttgacaggttgtcatggcaactcaggctaaaatggaagctcaatgttgacaggttgtcacggcaactcaggctaaaatggaagctcaatgttgacaggttgtcatggcaactctggctaaaatggaagctcaatgttgacaggttgtcatggcaactcaggcgaAGATCAAAGCTGCAGAATCTACATCATTCAACAGAATCTCCTCCTGCACCgtcagaaacgactaaagtagttttaataatatagattaacgttgaccaacggttgtcatcagtgagcaacgtttgagaccaaggtgagtttctaataataatgtcaactttaatgactaatttagtgatttcccacaatccagtgagtaaatactgcttgttttaatctaaatgtgtttacatattTAGTCATAATCTTGtgtaaatgagctgatattgtaaagatctttggaacgactcaagctcctcccactgctgGTGCAAACTCCATTATTGGTTATAAGATCTTCTTCGTTCTAAGCATTTGGTGGATTAGGGGCTAGATTTCCAGTGCATTATATCAATTCTGGACTGGTGTGGGACAACATATATGTTTGGGACAATGCatcaatacaaaacatttacgtcgacatattttttgtgtcaaatgggcggggcgatatggccttttttaaatgtctgaatattttcaagctatatgatgatatacgatatacatctcaatattttgcccttgccttgagatgatgctttgatgtataaaaccagaatgacaatattcaatatatattgttgttttctctgtgatgtaattggggtttccccTATTAGAGCATAGTGCACCCTCGGATCTGGGTTGGTTGCGTTTGAATATGCGATCGGAGTATCAAATGATTTGGTCTTGTACTTTCCTGGTGTGCCTAAGGCATAAAGCGGCGGTGCAGAAGGCAACTATATGTGACAGAGAATAATTACAATGACTAGGGCCATGTCTGGTGTAAACCACATGTACATTAGAGGTTGGATAGGGCTTTTGTAGTGGATTCCAGTCCTAGTTTCTAGTTTACGATgtccttgaggtggtagatgttattgaaTGCGACGACTGGTTGGCAAATTAGGAATACCATATCTCGGCTTgtagggtttattcagcttGCAGTTGACGGCTCGTCTGTTggttttgttgttctgtatagCTTAATTTTGTCTCTGTGGACCCACTTGAGCTTTGTTTGGTCTTTGTGTTGGGAATCTTTATTTGGTACACCACTGAAGACAGTTTATCGGTGACGAGGTAGGGTCCGGTCGATTTGGGAAGAAATTTCTTATCTAGTTTGGTTGCATGATAAGCGTTTTTGCCGGCGGGCAGAGCAAAACTGTAATATTAGACTCTACCTCCCACCTGTAGTTCGTCATAGGCATGTGCCAGTATCACCCCCCTTTGGTTTTGCGGGACGATAAATGCATGCATTTGTGAGTCAGCAGAAACATGGACCAAGATGCCATTGACTATCCGTAACAAGTGACGGACAGCAAACAGATGGTCGAGGTTAAGTGTGGAGGCAAAGTCAGAGGAGGAGGGATTGTCTAGTGTATTGTCCCCCATGAGGCGAATCATCAAGGAGATCACGGGGTCTTGGCCTTGTAACATCATCAGGTCTGGTTTTGCATGCGTAAGCAACCACTGGTCTGTTCGTGTATCTGGTACAGACCGGCACTGAGGCAGTGTGCTGAAAAGCCCAGATGGAATTCCTTGTTGTGGTCAGGATAGGCGAGGCACGGAGCCTTCGTTAGCATATCGATTAAAGTCTGCATAGCGTGTTGTTGGGGCTCACCCCAAGTGAAAGGGACATCCTTCTTTAGGAATGTGTAAAGAGGTTTTGCTAAATTGGCGTAATTGTCAATGAATTGCCTGGAGTAGCTACAGATACCAAGGAAGTTTCTTAAACCTGAGACATGCTGGGGAACCTTGAAGTTCTGAAGACCCTGAATGTGTTGTGCCTGTGGTTCCACACCCTTACCGACTAGGAGACCGACATAGATTACTGTTGTGCGGGAACATTGACACTTGGACAGTGAGATTTTGGCACTGGCGCAGGTCAGTACATGATCAATTTCACTCCTGTGGTTtgcaaatgttgtgtttttcattaATGTCATCAACAAATATATGAGGGTgccatgagactttcaacatggctgctgtttGGTTCAAAGTTGTGCGACATCGGATTTGTCTCGACTACAATGATACCGTtcctaaattatttcataaaatggtcCTGAGAGCAGAGTCAGCGGAGTCATGTGCGCGctagagccaatcactggagagctcatgacatcatcactgtggagttagaactgatgacatcatcactgtggatgagctttttctgtttttgatcaCCGTCTTGCAggcatataatatatacatcgGAAACTATAACAGAATGTCTCACTGCACGTAAagctacatattattattattattattattacgattttctaactggtttctgcatttagctcattttgttaacatttaaaacagggaTTCACATCCAACaacatgttatatataattgtaCACAATATGTTTCAAGGCTGTAgctattgaatatttttgtaatccagTATTCTACTGAAAATTCCATagattaacatatttttttagttaaagagaaattatatttatacatgagaAACTAACATATTTGATGTAGGAATGGATGaaccatttgtttccttttttagataATCAACACTTTTGCTTTTTAGCAAACGGTAATTGCATCTCAGGAAATGTGACgagttaattaaaaatgaataaaaccaaCAGAATAACAACTTTCTACTTCTGCCAAGTCCAAACATCTtctcagatatctacaactacatagatatctttatttgaGGAACATTGAAGATAACTTGAactaaagtttaaaattggtgACGTGATGTTTTCCATATCTTTAACTTTCATTCTACGGAGTCCAAATGAGGtttgatataaatgtaatgttcattttgaaaaaaaaaaaaaaacaggattgaaGTGCAAATATATCTAACCAGTTTCTAGGTTAGAgattaaatgtgtaaacagTTTGCCATTGGTTTCCATCATCTACCACCCACCACTAAAAGTCATGTGATGTGTGATATTATCTAAAAAAGGTCTCTACTGCTCATGgggaatgtattttttttaatataaattagcagtgaatggattaaaaaaatag
This genomic window from Gouania willdenowi unplaced genomic scaffold, fGouWil2.1 scaffold_31_arrow_ctg1, whole genome shotgun sequence contains:
- the LOC114459505 gene encoding E3 ubiquitin-protein ligase TRIM39-like, whose translation is MSPACSGTSEHHFLCSICLEVLTDPVTTPCGHNFCKTCISTHWDTSTTSRCPVCNQVFSTKPQLKVNIMMREMVSQFRRESEKKAAAPGEVPCDVCTGTKVKALKSCLDCGVSYCETHLEPHLTASGLRRHQLVEPVENLETRMCPKHSKPLELFCQSDQTRVCLMCSLLEHRSHQLVPLGEDLFEDKKVYLQQMIQKRREKLEEIRESVRFRKEAADRGKAEGVEMFTALMELVRRGLKELMKTMEEQQEAEEREAEGLIKELEEEIFELMKRSSEVEQLSHSEDHLLQHFCSLKAPPATKDWTEVMVHPSSHEGTVLRAVAQLEDTLSDKMKMMKMKMMQQFAVDVTLDPLTAHPKLVLSDDGKQVYCSDVKKHLPDNKERFSHCVSVLGKQNFSSGRFYFEVQVKGKTEWTLGVVKESINRKGYFTATPKNGYWTVALRDGNVYKACEDHPVILHLKRVPEKVGVFVDYEEGVVSFYDVDAAALIYSFTHCCFTHKLHPFFSPGLNHGGKNSAPLIICPVNQSE